A single Lolium perenne isolate Kyuss_39 chromosome 6, Kyuss_2.0, whole genome shotgun sequence DNA region contains:
- the LOC127307013 gene encoding ADP-ribosylation factor GTPase-activating protein AGD2 isoform X1 translates to MAAFTKLEDSPMFRKQVNSLEQLTDELKQRCSNLHKGCKRFMGSLDEGYAGDLLFADALEAFGAGRDDPVSVAIGGPVMSKFTTAFRELGTYKELLRSQVEHMLSERLTQFINEDLHDAKDCRQRLDKATVGYDQAREKFVSVRKGTRAEVVTGLEEDLHNGKSAFERSRFNLVHALANIEAKKKYEFLESISAVMDAHLRYFKQGFELLSQMEPFIHQVLTYAQQSKEMAMNEQDKLAKRIQEFRTQEEIANLRMASNVNTSTSGDGIHVVGLQSYKKIEALMQSTANGQVQIIKQGYLFKRSENLRGEWKRRYFVLDSHGTLYYYGNKQGVASQQTTEGTGVFSRFKFLNQKASSQGDDPLSCRTINLRTSTIKMDAEENDLRFCFRVISPMKAYTLQAETEADQKDWIEKITGVIASLLNSPLPPQLPYGNLAAESHSSASSADLASLEESKSSEAQNDALNHLRTIPGNDCCAECRAPDPDWASLNLGILICIQCSGAHRNLGVHISKVRSLRLDVKVWEPVIIDLFRALGNDYNNSIWEALLPKEDQGMDESNSAILFMEKPKPTDAFSIKERFIQSKYVDKLLIAKDANEITIGILEAIRTNDVRAVYRILVLADASPNMTYDDLNNDVNHVLPVTDKRLFDPASCERIEDSGKPEGCLQGCSLLHIACQCDHPLVVELLLLFGADINKQDFHGRTPLHHCVQKSNDALTKHLLKRGARTTIKDGGGLTALERRMELGAITDEELFILFVR, encoded by the exons ATGGCGGCCTTCACCAAGCTCGAGGATTCCCCCATGTTCCGGAAGCAG GTCAATTCTTTGGAACAACTTACCGATGAACTGAAACAACGGTGCTCAAATCTTCATAAAGGGTGTAAAAGATTCAT GGGATCACTTGATGAAGGATATGCTGGAGATCTACTATTTGCCGACGCCCTAGAAGCATTTGGTGCTGGTCGAGATGACCCTGTtagtgttgccattggag GGCCTGTAATGTCCAAGTTCACTACTGCTTTTCGGGAGCTTGGAACATACAAGGAGCTCCTTCGTTCTCAG GTTGAGCATATGCTCAGTGAACGTTTAACGCAATTTATTAACGAGGATCTGCATGATGCAAAg GACTGTCGACAGCGTTTGGATAAGGCTACAGTGGGCTATGATCAG GCACGTGAAAAATTTGTGTCAGTGCGGAAAGGGACTAGAGCAGAAGTAGTGACAGGACTTGAAGAG GATTTACACAATGGCAAGTCAGCTTTCGAAAGATCCCGCTTTAACTTA GTGCACGCCCTTGCAAACATTGAAGCAAAGAAGAAGTACGAGTTCTTGGAATCAATAAGTGCGGTGATGGATGCCCATCTGAGATATTTTAAGCAG GGATTTGAACTACTGAGCCAAATGGAACCATTCATTCACCAG GTTCTAACATATGCACAACAATCAAAGGAAATGGCTATGAACGAGCAAGATAAACTTGCAAAGAGAATTCAAGAGTTTAGAACTCAAGAAGAAATAGCAAATTTGAGAATGGCTAGTAATGTAAACACATCTACTAGTGGTGATGGTATCCATGTTGTTGGTCTTCAATCCTATAAAAAGATTGAAGCCTTGATGCAGTCAACTGCCAATGGCCAG GTTCAAATAATTAAACAAGGTTATCTCTTTAAGCGTTCTGAAAATTTACGAGGAGAGTGGAAGCGGAGGTATTTTGTTCTTGACAGTCATGGGACTCTGTATTACTATGGGAACAAG cAAGGGGTGGCATCACAGCAAACAACTGAAGGGACTGGTGTTTTTAGTCGTTTCAAATTCTTAAATCAGAAAGCTTCATCTCAGGGAGATGATCCTCTTTCATGTCGTACAATTAATCTCAGAACTTCAACAATTAAGATGGATGCAGAAGAAAATGATTTAAGATTTTGCTTCAGAGTAATCTCTCCCATGAAGGCATACACTTTACAG GCGGAGACAGAGGCTGACCAAAAGGACTGGATCGAAAAAATAACAGGAGTTATTGCATCACTGCTGAATTCGCCGCTCCCACCGCAG CTGCCATATGGAAATCTAGCGGCAGAAAGTCATAGTTCTGCAAGTTCCGCTGACCttgcatctcttgaagagagtaAAAGTTCAGAGGCACAGAATGATGCACTTAACCATCTCAGGACTATCCCTGGAAATGACTGTTGTGCAGAATGCCGTGCTCCCGATCCTGATTGGGCATCTCTAAACTTGGGTATTCTGATTTGTATTCAGTGCTCTGGGGCTCACAGGAATCTTGGAGTCCATATTTCGAAG GTTCGATCCTTGAGATTAGATGTGAAAGTATGGGAGCCAGTAATTATTGATTTGTTTCGTGCACTTGGAAATGATTACAATAATTCCATTTGGGAAGCTCTGCTTCCGAAAGAAGATCAAGG AATGGATGAGTCAAATAGTGCTATCCTGTTCATGGAAAAGCCTAAACCTACTGATGCTTTCTCAATAAAAGAAAGGTTCATACAATCAAAG TATGTGGACAAACTTCTTATTGCCAAAGATGCCAATGAAATTACTATTGGTATACTGGAAGCTATAAGGACAAATGATGTGAGAGCAGTGTATCGTATTCTTGTGTTGGCCGATGCGAGTCCTAACATGACATATGATGACTTAAACAACGACGTTAACCATGTTCTGCCAGTTACAGACAAGAGATTATTTGATCCAGCCTCTTGCGAGAGAATAGAGGATTCTGGGAAACCGGAAGGTTGTCTGCAAGGCTGCTCTTTATTGCACATAGCATGTCAATGTGACCATCCTTTAGTAGTGGAGCTTCTGCTACTTTTTGGCGCGGATATTAATAAGCAGGACTTCCATGGACGGACACCATTGCACCATTGCGTCCAAAAGAGTAATGACGCTCTTACTAAACATCTTCTGAAGAG GGGTGCAAGAACAACAATCAAAGACGGTGGGGGGCTGACTGCTTTGGAGAGAAGAATGGAGCTAGGAGCAATAACAGATGAAGAATTGTTCATATTATTTGTGAG GTGA
- the LOC127307013 gene encoding ADP-ribosylation factor GTPase-activating protein AGD2 isoform X2, translating to MAAFTKLEDSPMFRKQVNSLEQLTDELKQRCSNLHKGCKRFMGSLDEGYAGDLLFADALEAFGAGRDDPVSVAIGGPVMSKFTTAFRELGTYKELLRSQVEHMLSERLTQFINEDLHDAKDCRQRLDKATVGYDQAREKFVSVRKGTRAEVVTGLEEDLHNGKSAFERSRFNLVHALANIEAKKKYEFLESISAVMDAHLRYFKQGFELLSQMEPFIHQVLTYAQQSKEMAMNEQDKLAKRIQEFRTQEEIANLRMASNVNTSTSGDGIHVVGLQSYKKIEALMQSTANGQVQIIKQGYLFKRSENLRGEWKRRYFVLDSHGTLYYYGNKQGVASQQTTEGTGVFSRFKFLNQKASSQGDDPLSCRTINLRTSTIKMDAEENDLRFCFRVISPMKAYTLQAETEADQKDWIEKITGVIASLLNSPLPPQLPYGNLAAESHSSASSADLASLEESKSSEAQNDALNHLRTIPGNDCCAECRAPDPDWASLNLGILICIQCSGAHRNLGVHISKVRSLRLDVKVWEPVIIDLFRALGNDYNNSIWEALLPKEDQGMDESNSAILFMEKPKPTDAFSIKERFIQSKNVVSNRL from the exons ATGGCGGCCTTCACCAAGCTCGAGGATTCCCCCATGTTCCGGAAGCAG GTCAATTCTTTGGAACAACTTACCGATGAACTGAAACAACGGTGCTCAAATCTTCATAAAGGGTGTAAAAGATTCAT GGGATCACTTGATGAAGGATATGCTGGAGATCTACTATTTGCCGACGCCCTAGAAGCATTTGGTGCTGGTCGAGATGACCCTGTtagtgttgccattggag GGCCTGTAATGTCCAAGTTCACTACTGCTTTTCGGGAGCTTGGAACATACAAGGAGCTCCTTCGTTCTCAG GTTGAGCATATGCTCAGTGAACGTTTAACGCAATTTATTAACGAGGATCTGCATGATGCAAAg GACTGTCGACAGCGTTTGGATAAGGCTACAGTGGGCTATGATCAG GCACGTGAAAAATTTGTGTCAGTGCGGAAAGGGACTAGAGCAGAAGTAGTGACAGGACTTGAAGAG GATTTACACAATGGCAAGTCAGCTTTCGAAAGATCCCGCTTTAACTTA GTGCACGCCCTTGCAAACATTGAAGCAAAGAAGAAGTACGAGTTCTTGGAATCAATAAGTGCGGTGATGGATGCCCATCTGAGATATTTTAAGCAG GGATTTGAACTACTGAGCCAAATGGAACCATTCATTCACCAG GTTCTAACATATGCACAACAATCAAAGGAAATGGCTATGAACGAGCAAGATAAACTTGCAAAGAGAATTCAAGAGTTTAGAACTCAAGAAGAAATAGCAAATTTGAGAATGGCTAGTAATGTAAACACATCTACTAGTGGTGATGGTATCCATGTTGTTGGTCTTCAATCCTATAAAAAGATTGAAGCCTTGATGCAGTCAACTGCCAATGGCCAG GTTCAAATAATTAAACAAGGTTATCTCTTTAAGCGTTCTGAAAATTTACGAGGAGAGTGGAAGCGGAGGTATTTTGTTCTTGACAGTCATGGGACTCTGTATTACTATGGGAACAAG cAAGGGGTGGCATCACAGCAAACAACTGAAGGGACTGGTGTTTTTAGTCGTTTCAAATTCTTAAATCAGAAAGCTTCATCTCAGGGAGATGATCCTCTTTCATGTCGTACAATTAATCTCAGAACTTCAACAATTAAGATGGATGCAGAAGAAAATGATTTAAGATTTTGCTTCAGAGTAATCTCTCCCATGAAGGCATACACTTTACAG GCGGAGACAGAGGCTGACCAAAAGGACTGGATCGAAAAAATAACAGGAGTTATTGCATCACTGCTGAATTCGCCGCTCCCACCGCAG CTGCCATATGGAAATCTAGCGGCAGAAAGTCATAGTTCTGCAAGTTCCGCTGACCttgcatctcttgaagagagtaAAAGTTCAGAGGCACAGAATGATGCACTTAACCATCTCAGGACTATCCCTGGAAATGACTGTTGTGCAGAATGCCGTGCTCCCGATCCTGATTGGGCATCTCTAAACTTGGGTATTCTGATTTGTATTCAGTGCTCTGGGGCTCACAGGAATCTTGGAGTCCATATTTCGAAG GTTCGATCCTTGAGATTAGATGTGAAAGTATGGGAGCCAGTAATTATTGATTTGTTTCGTGCACTTGGAAATGATTACAATAATTCCATTTGGGAAGCTCTGCTTCCGAAAGAAGATCAAGG AATGGATGAGTCAAATAGTGCTATCCTGTTCATGGAAAAGCCTAAACCTACTGATGCTTTCTCAATAAAAGAAAGGTTCATACAATCAAAG AATGTAGTTAGCAACCGTTTGTAG
- the LOC127310252 gene encoding beta-galactosidase 1-like yields the protein MRTSTSIARAALALTVLVLSAVCSFPGASCTKVSYDDRALVIDGERRIILSGSIHYPRSTPEMWPDLIQKAKDGGLNTIETYVFWNGHEPRPREYNFAGNYDIIRFFSEVQKAGMYAILRIGPYICGEWNYGGLPAWLRDIPDMQFRLHNQPFEREMETFTKLIVNKMKDANMFAGQGGPIILAQIENEYGNIQSGLPDQQSATKYIHWCAEMANNQNVGVPWIMCQQSNDLPPNVLETCNGFYCHNFKPKENMPKIWTENWTGWFKAWDKPDYHRPAEDLAYSVAMFFQNRGSVQNYYMYHGGTNFGRTTGGPYITTSYDYDAPLDEYGNIRQPKYGHLKQLHAMLTSMEKHLVYGQQNETSFDDKVKATKYTLDDGSSACFISNSHDNEDLNVTFEGSTYQVPAWSVSVLPDCKTVAYNTAKVKTQTSVMVKKESEATQGLKWFWLPELLKPFCTDRSGSFRRNELLEQIVTGADKSDYLWYKTSLTSGAEEEFTLYVNTTGHELYAFVNGELAGYKHSVNGPYIFQFQAPVTMRAGKNYISLLSATVGLKNYGASFELMPAGIVGGPVKLVRPDNSAIDLSHSTWTYETGLYGESIQIHLDKPDLEWSCHPAVPVNRPFSWYKAFFHAPDGEDAVVVDLAGLNKGVVYVNGRNLGRYWPSYIAGNMDGCHRCDYRGAYKTWDNQEKCLTGCHEIGQQFYHVPRSFLNARGLNTIVLFEEAGGDPTKVNFRTVVVGSVCINAEKGDSITLACANGGTISSIDVTSFGVAKGQCGAYEGGYESKPAMEALSAACIGKESCTVHYTDELDSAGSEGSGVLTVQATC from the exons ATGCGGACCTCTACCTCAATAGCGCGCGCGGCGCTGGCGCTGACGGTGCTGGTTCTCTCCGCCGTCTGCAGCTTCCCCGGCGCGAGCTGCACCAAGGTCTCGTACGACGACCGTGCCCTCGTCATCGACGGCGAGCGCCGCATCATCCTCTCCGGCTCCATCCACTACCCGAGGAGCACGCCCGAG ATGTGGCCCGATCTGATCCAGAAGGCCAAGGACGGAGGTCTCAACACGATCGAGACCTACGTCTTCTGGAATGGCCATGAGCCACGCCCTCGTGAG TACAACTTCGCGGGAAACTACGACATCATAAGGTTCTTCAGTGAGGTCCAGAAGGCCGGCATGTACGCCATCCTTCGCATTGGCCCCTACATCTGTGGCGAATGGAATTACGG AGGACTGCCTGCTTGGCTGCGTGACATCCCTGACATGCAGTTCAGACTTCACAACCAGCCTTTCGAG CGCGAGATGGAGACTTTCACCAAGCTGATAGTGAACAAgatgaaggacgccaacatgttcGCTGGGCAGGGAGGCCCCATCATTCTCGCTCAG ATCGAGAACGAGTACGGGAACATTCAGAGTGGCTTGCCCGACCAGCAATCCGCCACCAAGTACATCCACTGGTGCGCGGAGATGGCCAACAACCAGAACGTCGGCGTGCCGTGGATCATGTGCCAGCAGTCCAACGACCTCCCACCCAATGTG CTCGAAACTTGCAATGGTTTCTACTGCCACAACTTCAAGCCCAAAGAAAACATGCCTAAGATATGGACGGAGAACTGGACTGGATG GTTCAAAGCCTGGGACAAGCCAGATTATCATAGGCCCGCTGAGGATCTTGCTTACTCGGTCGCCATGTTCTTCCAAAACCGTGGATCAGTTCAGAACTATTACATG TATCATGGCGGGACGAACTTTGGCCGTACTACTGGAGGTCCATACATCACAACTTCCTATGATTACGATGCACCTTTGGATGAGTATG GTAACATTAGGCAACCTAAATATGGCCACTTAAAGCAGCTTCATGCTATGCTGACTTCCATGGAGAAGCATCTCGTCTACGGCCAGCAAAACGAAACCAGCTTCGACGACAAAGTCAAA GCGACAAAGTACACCTTGGACGATGGCTCGTCTGCCTGCTTCATCAGCAACAGCCATGACAACGAGGATCTTAATGTGACCTTTGAAGGGTCTACTTACCAGGTACCAGCATGGTCCGTCAGTGTTCTGCCTGACTGCAAGACTGTCGCATACAACACCGCTAAG GTTAAGACACAGACATCTGTGATGGTGAAGAAAGAAAGTGAGGCGACCCAGGGTTTGAAGTGGTTCTGGCTTCCTGAACTCTTGAAGCCTTTCTGCACCGATCGTAGCGGCTCCTTCAGAAGAAATGAGCTCTTGGAACAGATTGTTACAGGAGCTGATAAGAGCGACTACCTGTGGTACAAGACAAG TCTGACCAGTGGTGCGGAAGAGGAGTTCACGTTGTATGTGAACACCACCGGCCATGAGCTCTATGCATTTGTCAACGGGGAGCTCGCTGGTTACAAGCACTCCGTGAATGGGCCATATATCTTCCAGTTCCAGGCTCCTGTGACAATGAGAGCCGGCAAAAACTACATCTCCCTCCTCAGTGCTACCGTCGGCCTCAAG AACTATGGAGCCTCCTTCGAGCTGATGCCCGCTGGTATTGTCGGTGGGCCGGTTAAGCTGGTTCGTCCCGACAACAGCGCCATTGATCTTTCCCACAGCACCTGGACTTACGAG ACTGGCTTGTATGGTGAGAGCATCCAAATCCATCTGGACAAGCCTGACCTCGAGTGGAGCTGCCACCCCGCCGTCCCAGTCAACAGGCCCTTCAGCTGGTACAAG GCTTTCTTCCACGCTCCTGATGGTGAGGATGCCGTGGTGGTGGACCTGGCTGGCCTGAACAAGGGCGTGGTGTACGTGAACGGCCGCAACCTGGGGCGCTACTGGCCAAGCTACATCGCGGGCAACATGGACGGCTGCCACCGCTGCGACTACAGAGGGGCGTACAAGACCTGGGACAACCAGGAGAAGTGCCTCACCGGCTGCCACGAGATCGGCCAGCAGTTCTACCACGTCCCGCGGTCCTTCCTCAACGCTCGAGGGCTCAACACCATCGTGCTGTTCGAGGAGGCCGGTGGCGACCCGACCAAAGTGAACTTCAGGACGGTGGTCGTCGGGTCGGTGTGCATCAATGCAGAGAAGGGCGACAGCATCACATTGGCGTGCGCGAACGGTGGGACCATCTCCAGCATCGACGTCACGAGCTTCGGTGTGGCCAAGGGCCAGTGTGGCGCGTACGAGGGAGGCTACGAGTCCAAGCCAGCCATGGAGGCGCTGTCGGCGGCATGCATTGGAAAGGAGTCGTGCACCGTGCACTATACTGACGAATTGGACTCTGCTGGCAGTGAGGGATCCGGCGTGCTCACCGTCCAGGCTACATGCTAG